One Mytilus trossulus isolate FHL-02 chromosome 5, PNRI_Mtr1.1.1.hap1, whole genome shotgun sequence DNA segment encodes these proteins:
- the LOC134717694 gene encoding GTPase IMAP family member 4-like: MASGSNDDFRKNLNILILGKAGSGKSRTANSILGDKNAFVFGEPTEKCDVIKRERFGKNVNVIDTPFDAALHPEKLQSISQIIEKESICISYTVCLICVQIGRFSDEDLQTYTKYTEYFDDNILQFCVVVFTNGDKWENDMNDRGIQDPNFNSYIEKLSGPSKALLHKCDDRFVMFNNRRQGEKNDKQVEKLLGLVEEILQNDKKTGIPNKMFDLAKSALIITKAASSKSVSTVVTGFSYLNTAIDFFTGNKDITMTITPRDSVANNRPINE, from the coding sequence ATGGCATCTGGTTCAAATGATGACTTCCGAaagaatttaaacattttgattctAGGAAAAGCTGGATCTGGTAAAAGTAGGACTGCAAACAGTATTCTTGGTGACAAAAATGCTTTTGTCTTTGGTGAACCAACTGAAAAATGCGATGTTATAAAACGCGAACGATTTGGAAAAAATGTTAACGTGATTGATACGCCTTTTGATGCTGCATTACACCCAGAAAAATTACAAAGTATCAGTCAGATAATTGAAAAGGAAAGCATATGCATATCTTACACGGTTTGTTTAATTTGTGTACAAATAGGCAGATTTTCAGATGAAGATCTACAGACCTATACAAAATATACTGAGTATTTTGATGATAACATTCTCCAATTTTGTGTCGTAGTTTTTACAAATGGTGACAAATGGGAAAACGATATGAACGACAGAGGAATCCAGGATCCAAATTTCAACTCTTATATTGAAAAGCTTTCTGGTCCTAGCAAAGCTTTGTTACATAAGTGTGATGATAGATTTGTCATGTTTAACAACCGGAGACAGGGGGAAAAAAACGACAAACAAGTGGAAAAACTTTTAGGACTTGTTGAGGAAATATtgcaaaatgacaaaaaaacaggCATTCCGAATAAAATGTTCGACTTAGCCAAAAGCGCTTTAATCATCACAAAAGCAGCATCATCAAAATCTGTTTCCACTGTGGTCACAGGCTTTAGCTATTTAAATACAGCAATCGATTTTTTCACAGGTAATAAAGATATAACCATGACAATTACTCCAAGAGATAGTGTAGCCAATAACAGGccaataaatgaataa